GAGGCTCACTCCCGGATTTCGATCTCGGTCGCGGCGACGAGGCCGCGGTCGGCTGCGTCTTCTCGATTGACCCGCGCTGTGAGCGCGTAGCGTCCGGGATCGACGGGTTTCCACTCGTCCTCGGCGATCCGGATGCGCTGGGACCACTCGCGACGGAACCGCTTGCGCTCGCCGCGGGCGAAGGAAAACGCGTCGGGACGGTCGGGAACCGGGCGCTCGAGCCGCGAGGCGGCCGTCGCTCCGTTGACGGCCCAGACCCACCGCTCCGGGGAGTCGGTCCGCAGCCGGATCGGAAACGGGAGCCGGTTGCGGAACTCGACGCGGACGGCGACGGGGTCGCCGCGCTCGTAGACGTCGCGGTCGGTCGCGATCGAGACTTCGACGGCCCGCGTGCGGAGCGCGACGGGCACGAACGCGTGGCTGAACGCGTCCCAGTTGATCGTCCGACCGGTTCCGTCCGCGGTCGCCGCGGGCGCGAACGGATCGTCCGCGTCCCGCTCGAGCGCGTTCGAGTCGTCGACTCGTTTTCGCGTCATCGGTGTGGTGTCTCCGTCTCGGGGTCGTTCGGCAGGTGGTCCGCGTACGCGTCGTCGAACCGATGACAGGCGATTGAACGGTCGTCACCGTCGTCGCCGACCGGCTCGAGTCGCGGTCGATCGGTCTCGCACGGCGTCGCGAAGGCCGACGCGAGTCGCGTCCGCCCGTCGTCGATCTCGCCGGTCGCGACGGACTCGAGGGCGTCCGCGAGGACGCGTTCAGCGTCGTCGTCCTCGAGTTCGGCCGGGATATTGAATTCGTCGCGGATCGCCGCGGAAACGTTTTCGTCGGTCGTCGGAGCGGCGAGTACCGACTCGAGGCCGTTCTCGGCGTCGGCGAGCCGTTTCCGTAGACGACGGATCGCCCGGACCGTGTCGGACGCGAGGTCGTATTCGGCGGGCGAGAGCACTCTCGGACAGCGCGTGTGGAACCGACAACCCGACGGGCAGTCGCTGGGAGCGGGGACGGTGCCCTCGAGTACGATCCGGTCGCCCTCCCAGCGCGGATCGGGTTCGGGGATCGCCGAGCGGAGGGCCGCCGTGTAGGGGTGTGACGGACCGTCGAAAACCGCCTCGGTCGGGCCGACGTCGACTATCTTCCCGAGGTACATCACGGCGACTCGGTCCGCGACGTGGGCGACGACCGAGAGGTCGTGGGCGATGAAGAGGTAGGAGAGCCCGAACTCGTCCTGCAGATCGGCCAGCAGGTTGAGTATCTGGGCCTGGACCGAGACGTCCAGCGACGACACCGGTTCGTCCCAGACGACGAACTCGGGCTCGACGGCCAGCGCGCGGGCGATGGCGAGGCGCTGTTGCTGGCCGCCGGAGAACTCGTGGGGGTACCGCTCGGCGTGGCCCGGCGCGAGCCCGACGGTCTCGAGTAAGTCCCGGACGCGGGCGTCGCGCTCCGACGGCGGGACGACGTCGTGCACCCCGAGGGG
Above is a genomic segment from Haloterrigena salifodinae containing:
- a CDS encoding ABC transporter ATP-binding protein yields the protein MSDDEPLLRVEGLEKEYATADGLLDRLFGSGRTVTAVDGVDLELREGETLGLVGESGCGKSSLARSLLRLTEPTAGTVSYRGTDLTALSRSELRAVRTDVQYVPQNSGASLNPRLTVRDIVGEPLGVHDVVPPSERDARVRDLLETVGLAPGHAERYPHEFSGGQQQRLAIARALAVEPEFVVWDEPVSSLDVSVQAQILNLLADLQDEFGLSYLFIAHDLSVVAHVADRVAVMYLGKIVDVGPTEAVFDGPSHPYTAALRSAIPEPDPRWEGDRIVLEGTVPAPSDCPSGCRFHTRCPRVLSPAEYDLASDTVRAIRRLRKRLADAENGLESVLAAPTTDENVSAAIRDEFNIPAELEDDDAERVLADALESVATGEIDDGRTRLASAFATPCETDRPRLEPVGDDGDDRSIACHRFDDAYADHLPNDPETETPHR